Proteins from a single region of Deltaproteobacteria bacterium:
- a CDS encoding C1 family peptidase, giving the protein MTRDVSSKQIETYRAYFADDPRARVAQNAVCGQDIKSLTLSRDQVQQMDDSFSTRLDEWSVTHQKRSGRCWLFAALNLFRVGAMKKLNVKDFEFSQAHIHFWDKLERSNHFLEVMMERAELPVDDRTTHFMLGDPIGDGGQWNMAMNLIRKHGLVPKSAYPESHSSSQTQFMNSTLKEILRTATYEIRSKVEAGASEEEVRAHKESRMSDIWRVLCIHLGTPPEQFDWQWHDKDKNFHRTGTMTPQDFLAEYVTVDWENYVCLVDDPRNEYYRTYTVDCLQNVAGGPPVVYLNVPVGEMKSVTQRLLENGTPVWMGCDVGHQMDRERGLWDAKLFETQDLYGVQYQMDKAARLHHRQTMMTHAMLFTGVDVLEGQPRRWRVENSWGDENGVKGYFTMNDSWFDEYMFEVAAPVEALTGPMREALKTEPIVLPAWDPMGSLARSEAL; this is encoded by the coding sequence ATGACCAGAGATGTCTCAAGTAAGCAGATTGAAACCTATCGGGCCTATTTCGCCGATGACCCAAGAGCACGTGTGGCTCAGAACGCTGTCTGTGGGCAAGATATAAAAAGTCTCACCCTAAGCCGTGACCAAGTGCAGCAAATGGATGATTCGTTCAGTACGCGGCTGGATGAGTGGTCGGTAACGCACCAAAAGCGCAGTGGCCGATGCTGGCTCTTTGCGGCGCTCAACCTGTTTCGGGTAGGCGCAATGAAGAAATTGAATGTGAAGGATTTTGAGTTCAGCCAAGCCCACATTCATTTTTGGGATAAGCTCGAGCGTTCGAATCATTTTCTCGAAGTCATGATGGAGCGTGCGGAGCTGCCGGTTGACGACAGAACCACCCACTTCATGCTGGGTGATCCCATTGGCGACGGAGGCCAGTGGAATATGGCCATGAACCTGATCCGTAAGCATGGATTGGTTCCCAAGTCCGCGTATCCCGAGTCCCATAGCAGCAGCCAAACGCAGTTTATGAATTCGACGCTTAAAGAGATTCTCCGCACCGCGACCTACGAAATCCGTTCAAAGGTTGAGGCAGGCGCATCTGAAGAAGAGGTTCGTGCACATAAAGAGTCGCGCATGTCCGACATCTGGAGAGTCTTGTGTATCCATCTCGGCACACCACCGGAGCAATTCGATTGGCAGTGGCATGACAAGGATAAGAACTTTCATCGAACAGGTACGATGACGCCGCAAGATTTTCTCGCCGAGTACGTAACAGTGGATTGGGAAAATTACGTCTGTCTCGTTGATGATCCGCGCAATGAGTATTACCGCACGTACACCGTTGATTGCCTACAAAACGTAGCCGGCGGTCCACCCGTGGTGTACCTCAATGTTCCGGTTGGAGAGATGAAGTCTGTTACCCAGCGCCTTTTGGAAAATGGAACGCCAGTTTGGATGGGTTGTGACGTAGGACACCAAATGGACCGTGAGCGCGGGCTTTGGGATGCCAAGCTCTTCGAAACTCAGGATTTGTATGGTGTTCAGTACCAGATGGATAAAGCAGCTCGGCTGCATCACCGCCAGACCATGATGACCCACGCTATGCTTTTCACGGGCGTCGATGTGCTTGAAGGTCAGCCGAGACGTTGGCGGGTTGAGAATTCCTGGGGCGATGAAAATGGCGTCAAAGGCTACTTCACCATGAACGATAGCTGGTTTGACGAATACATGTTTGAGGTTGCAGCTCCGGTTGAAGCCCTTACTGGACCCATGCGCGAAGCGTTGAAGACCGAGCCAATCGTTCTTCCTGCGTGGGACCCCATGGGATCTCTAGCGCGCTCCGAAGCGCTTTAA